CCAAACTCCAACAGCTTAAGGTCTAGGCCTCTGGCATCTGAGAAGATACACCCTTGCTTCTGGCATCTGAGGAGCTTCTCTGCCACTAATGGCAGTGCTGAGGCCTCCCCTCCAAGCTCTGGGGCCTCATGCCTGGGGGAACAGGTCACACCCATTATAGCCAGCTTTGTAGAGTTTGCATTTAAatctgagggggggggggttggggtgcgcctgggtggctcagttggctgagcgtcaggctctgcactgccagcgtggagtctgcttgagattctctctctctctctctctctctctctctctgcccctctcccactcgtgctgtctctgtatctctaaattaaataaataaatagaaaaacaaaataaatctggtCCAGCCACTTATTGGAGCCTCATGAGGAAGTCCAttcacatctctgagcctcagttttcttgtgagaaaaatgggaataattgtcCCTGTCTCACAGGGTCCTCATAGGGGTTAAAAACATAATGCATagaaagtgcttagcacaatgcctggcacagaataaatgCCCAGAAATGCAGGCTGTTATTACTAGTAAGATCAGCTTGCATCATGTTCTCCTAAATTCAACCTCCTTTTGAGTATTTCAGTGTCCTTTCGAGTGTCCTAAGAGtgtttatatttcaatataaaaatctGAATTAAGTGAAATTCAATTAATTCGGAGACTCTTTAGACAAATGGGCTACAAATTCCTTATAATGTTCAAAAGTGGATATGCTGGAAAAGGAAGCCCACAGGGTAAAAAACAAGCTCATTCTTTGTGAAATGCTACAAATTTGACCCTTCCTTAGTAGATGTGTAAGAGCAGATTAGGGGACAAAAGAATGGTATACTTGGATGGATACAAAAGTTCTCAAAAGGAGCTTGCATTTTAGGTACACTGGTtatgaaacaaatggaaagctgTTTGCCTCCTGCCTACTGTCCGCCATCTCCTGACTAGGTGCTTCTATACGAGCCTAGAAGCACCAAGCCCTGGTGGAGAGACAGCTGAGGCCCACAGGGGGCTCAGCTTCCACAGAGGGTGAGACGAAAGCCAGGCTTTTTGACCCCTAGCCAGCCCCCCTTGACATTGCCCTGTGCCCAGTCTTGGAATGCCATCTTTTTTCCAAATTGTTCCCCTTTCCCCAGGCCTCTCTCCACATGGGCCACCGTCACTGTGTCCAGCACTCTGTGACCCACCTTCCCACGCCCCACCAGCCCAGTTACAAATGGTGGTTTTCTGTTTAttgctcaaaaacaaaaatccataaGCAAAGGCGGGGAGATGGTGGGCTGGGAGACGGCATGAAGTGGGTAGGGGCCTTGTCCCTGTTTTCCTCCTACATCTCTCTTCCTGTGACTCTCCAGAGCCCAGGGGTTAGGCCTGGGGCCAGAGCGTCTGGGAAGAGGCTTCATGGCCAAGGGAATGCAGAGCTCTCAGGCAGTCCTTTGGCagggggcggtggcggggggggggggggggggggttgccctGGGCTGGAGGGGTCCCAGGAGTTGCGGGGGGGCCGAGTTCCCCTCCCAGGGTCCAAAAGCCAGTagggccagaggggaggggcaggcccctTGTTTGGCAACTGAGAAGAGGAGGCTTGGGCGGCAGGATGCTGGTTTATTTACGGTAGGGTCCCCAAGGGCCATCAAAGCCCCCTCGTGGGACCAGGAGACTATTTACACATcagggagaaagggagccagAGGCAAGGTCCTGTACTCCTCCCTgcccaggagggagaggggaagggcgTCCTGGGTCCTGCGGCCTTCGTCTTGGGGTTCAGATGGAAACTTCATACTCCCGTGTATCCTGGAGACAGAGAGGTGGGATCAGTTGCTGGAgtgggagggggatggaggagggaacAAAGTGAGAGGAGGCACCCACAAGGAAGGGGAGAGACcgtgggctttttaaaaataacatcaatcGCGAGGTTTGGGAGCCAGGGGGTGGGAACAGCCAGGGGATGTTCGGTTTATCTTATCTTAAAATCACATACAAAATCAGAGTTTCTGGATTGTCTCGAACAACTGGAAGATCTGGCAACTGCGCCCGAGTCTCCACTACGGACCCGATGGGGTGCAAGGTCTCCATTTAGCCACAGTCCTCACCACCCTCTATTGTTCACACCTGACTTGCTTTGTTCATTGGCGTGGCCTTGGTAGGCAGATGAGGTTGAAATTCCCCAGACAGGTATTACAGAGACTTTGAGAGAAGGTTATGGAGTCCTGGGGGAGCAGAGAGGTGTGGCGCTccggggggcaggggaagggctcACCCCAGCTTCGTACAGTGGATTGCTGAAGTCTGACTCCACAGTGATGGGGCTGTAGGAATGGGAGCCCGAGAAGCCGAAGAGGGATTTTCCCTGTAGCCTGGGAAAGGGAGGAGATAGAGGGGCTTATCGAGAGGTGAGCCCCCAACCCCCCCTCACCCAGGCGTCTGTGCCAGGCAGGCAGGACGTCTGCCCTGGCTCGAAGCTTCCCGAGTAGGGTACTTACTTGGTGTAGTATATGTAGACGCCGCTGCCGAGGACAATGACCAAACCTAGGGGCAGCAGGATAGCCAAAGCCAGGTTCCCGCCCTCCAGCTGACGCGACGGATCTGTGGTCTGGGtcactggggagaggagaggccagtgagctggggctgggcccagccctgggctctcccagcctcctgccctgggcctcGAACCCTGGGCCTCACCCCTCCGGGGCCTGGCCTCCTGCCCCCGGCCTCTGCCTTGCCCCCCCGACTCGGCCAGGCCTGGTTCTCCACCTGTGCCCTCACTGACCTTCCAGTTTTCGGTTGTCCAGGAGCTCCTCATAGGCCactgcagggagaggagggggaggggacggggtctgagccagggaggggaggaggctgggtaGAGGCCGGGAGCCCAGGGGGGCTGGGCTGGACAGCCTgggtctctctgccctctgctcacCCTAAACTTTATCCTTCCCTTGGCGGGGGCGTGGCAGGAGTAGTCAGGGCAGgaccttcttcctccttctccagacCCCTAAAAGTTCAGCCTTCTTGGGCAGTCTAAATGAATCAGGTCTGTGGAATTTGTCAAAAGTAGGGAAGTGGAGACTGCTCCAGAGGGCATGGGACTTCCAAGCCAAAGCCCCCTCTGCTCCATCATCCTTCAGGACAATTCTGTAATACCCGTGAGGATCAGAGCCCTCCGTAGGTGAAGGGGGAGCTCGGCAGGGTTAACCGCTGGTCTCAAATTCGCTTCCTGACTTTCCCAGCCCTGTCACTCCCCAGACACTGCTGCACCCCCTCCGGCCCTGTCTGCCCAGGCACCTTTGCAGAGTGGGGGCTGGCTGGTCCACTGGGAGGGGTGGCCGGGCACACAGGTGATGGTGACCTCGCCGATGAGCTCAAAGCCCTCATAGCAGAAGAAGCGCAGAGACTCGCCCGCCTGGTAGTGATGTTTATACAACGTCTGATAGCCATTCTCTGGCACCCCTGGGTTCAGGCACGGCTCATACTTCACTGCAGGGCACATGTCAGTCACAGGCCAGCTCGCTGCTGAGCaggccacccagccacccagccacccttccCAGGGTGTCCCCAGACTCACAGGCACACTTGGGGACCCGGTCGCTCCACTTGGGTGTGCCTGTGTCCCGGCTGTAGCAGGTGAGTACGGCCGCCCCCTCCAGGCTGTACCCGGGCAGACAGCGGTACTGGACGTGGGAGCCAACAGGGAAGCCAGCGTCCGAGGTGGTACGGTGCCCATTGGTGATCTCACCAGGGTCGGCACAAGTCATGACTGTTGGCAGGAGGGCAAGGTCAGGGGGAACTCAGCCCTTAAAGGATCTCCCAGAAAGCTTAGGGCTGAGCCGTGGGCCGTCTTCCCTCTAGGcaagcccccctctccccctatTTCCTCTGAATGAAGAGATCAGAAGTTGGAAAACCCTAAACCCCCATGCATTTTAGGTTTCAGGCTTCTTCCAGAAAAGAGTGGTGGAGGCAACCCAGGCCCTCACCCTAGGGTGAAATTTGAAATATGGTGGCCCCTGTACCAGAGCAGACCAGCTACATCCCAGCACTGCCAGCCCTGCATGGTGGATCTTGGGCGGTACAGCAGCTGctctctttaattttatttttgagagagagagggagagagagagacaggggggcagggaaaggggggagagagggggagcatgagccggggaggagtaggcagagagagagatgaacagagggtccaaagcaggctctgtgctgacagcagagaccccagtgtggggctcgaactcacaaactgtgagatcatggcctgagccaaagtcggatgcttaaccgactgagcgacccaggtggcCCAGTAGCTGTCCTCTTTAGAGCCCTCCTGCTCAGCTCATCACTGTCCTTCCCAGCCCCTTGTGTGCTCCTACAGCCCGCCCTGCAGGTGCTTACTTACTTGCAAGAAGTAACAATCATAGCCATTTCTTGTACTTAGACCTGCACAAGGCACCCTGTTAAATGTTTTACATCTACGGTATCCTACACCCTGATGGTCCCGAAAGGCCAACGTGTCTCCTAGGGCTCAAGGCGGTCAAATAACTGGTCCATGGCCACTCAGCCAGGTCACAGCCCCATAACACTGGGCTGAGATTCGGAGACTTGAGTCTCAGCTCAGCTTCAGGCTCAATGTGCTGCCAGGCCCTTGGCCAGGCCCTATCCCCTGTCCCCTATCCCCTCTGGGTCCTGCCTCCgtcccttcctgtctctgtccctgtcctgtcctgtctGGGTTTCAGACTGGACATCCTGTGAATCCTTCCAGAGATGGGGAGCTGCGTCCTCCAGAACGTTTTCCTTGTGCGCAGCCCAAATCTGCCTTCCTGAGCTTAACCTCATCGGGCCCACCATTGCCCCCAAGGACCAGGTAGAAGACCTCCCATCCCATGTCCTCGTGGCCGGCTTCCccaaatttgaagaaaatgacaGCAACCACCCCTTTCTGCTATTCTAAGAGATAAACACTCCCAGCTCCTttcaatgtcacctcctctgagaaatCTCCTGTCCCATCCCTGGAACAACgacccccccttcccttcccttcttcatATTTATAGCAGCTACTACTTACTGCTGCTGACACGCGCGCTGTGTGAACTTGATTTGCTCTTCACAGCCCCTTTTCCTATCTCACCGATGAGGCAgccaaggctcagagatgttaagcaCTTTGCCCCAAATCATCCCGCAGTTACCACTGTGCAATATTCTGAGTTGTTTAAGCGTCTGTCCCCCTTCTGGACTGTGAGCTCCGCCAGGGTCGGGAGGGACCCCAGACCCTCTGCATAACCCTAACCCCGCATGGGGCTTCAAAGACTGCATTGAAATAAACCGAATTCTCTGACCAGCCTCGGCCCTAGTACAGTGACTCCCTGTAAGGTCAAAGGTTAGGGACTGAGAGACTGGAGCAGGGTCTAGAACGAAAAGAGGAAAAGAGCGAGCGGGAGCTGAGAGCTGACCCGGAAGGCCGGGAGGGGTGGAACTCGGCCTCAGCAGAGGCGGGGCCAGTAGGCTGTGGGGCGGGGCCGCGAAAAGGTGAAGCTGGACCCAGGGCACGCGGGGTCAGAGCCCAGAACAGTGCACTTGAGGGATGCCGCCCGGAGATGAGAGTGGGTCCAGAGGGGACAGTTTTGGGACACCGAGGATCGGAGGAATGGACCCCAAAGGGAAAGGGGGACGGGGCCTGAGCAAGATCTGGGCAGAACCCAGAACGAAGGGATGAAACGTGGCCGGGATAGGGGCGGGGACACAAAGGGACCGAAGCGGGACGCAGAGGGGTCTGGCGGCGCCCAAGCTGAGCCGCGAAACCCAgatggggaggggcggggctatGAGAGATGTGGGCGGGGCCCGAGCTCACTCTTTTGGCAGGCGGGCGGCGCTGCGCTCCAGGACAGGTCCCACTGGCAGGTGAGAATGTCGGAGCCGAGGAGCTCGTAGCCAGGCTCGCACTGGTAAGTAAGCACGGTGCCCCGGATCAGGTCCCCGTGGGAGGCCGTCCTCCAGCCCCACTCCGGGGGTGGCAGCTCGGGGCACGTGTCGTTCCTCGGGACCTCtgcaggggaaagacagagagttTGGATGCTACCCTGCGAATGACTCGGGGAGCCCTTCCAGCCTCGGGGACCTCGCGCTCCTCCCGCGATCTCTGGCCTACCGGAACCCTGCCCATTTCAGGACCTTAGACCTCGGTACCTTTGAAGTGCAACACGAAACCCTGCCCCAGGCCCGGGTTTGGGGGCCCTGGCGGTGCCTGGAACTGCAGCGTGAGGTCGGGCCCAGAGGAGAGGAGGCGGCGGCGCGGTTGGGGTCCCCGCAGCTGGGCCAGGACTCGGGCGCTGGGACCGTCCCCGTCGAACAGTGTCAGCATGTCCCCTTCGCGCACATTCAGGCTGCGGGGAGTGGGACCAGATAAGGGGGCTGGGTTATGATCGGCCCCTCCTATCCGGTTCTGCCCAATCCCTAACTCAGTTCATTAGTAACCCTACCTACTCTCCAGCCCTGCCCACATTCTTCCATCCAAGGCCCGGCCCCGCCTTTTGACCAATTTTGGGCTTCTCTGTGCTAACCACTCCAGGTTCCACCTGTTCTGGGGCTCTTCCCAGTTCCTGCTTCCCCATTCCCAGTCCAACTCCTTGCGACCTCGCACTCATTGGTCCCTCTTCCATCACGCGGTGAGCCACAGTCTCGCACAAGCCCCGCCCTGACCAATCACAGGCCATGTTCATTTACCACCAGCCCAACTCCAGGCCCCACCTGAGTATCTGCAGGCCCGCTTCTGGTTCGTCACGTGACCACCTCACACCAAATCAGCTCACTGGATtctccccacacccacacccaccttgGGTGCTGGTGGTGATACAACAGCTTGGGCCTGGGCCCCTGGAAGTTATTCCAGGGGCGGCCTCAGAAACAGCCAAAGAGTGGGAGACTCCAGGCCAGAGCCCCCTGTTCACTatacctctccccccccccccccccccccccccccccccgccgcagaaGACTGCATTAGCCCATTTCCTTGTCCAAAATCGCCTGGCTAATAATTTGTACCTAGGTCTACCCGACAACGCACTCCCCCATCCTGAACCCTTAGTTGCCTCTTTCATTAGGTCGTATATTCACCAAATCTCGTGTAGACGTGCAAGCCGGCCAGGCTCAGAATGCAGGCTAGGCTTTTGTCATACCACACTTCACCGACCCACGCCCGCCGCACCCCTGCAGCACCCAAACGTACATCTCCACTTGGAGCAAGATGCGCTTCTCCTCTTGGACATGTAGGCCCCACACGCAGTCCTGGCCGGGGCTATAGCTCTGGGGCCAGTCAGGAGAGAGGACCACACCAGCTGCCTCTGACAGCTCCCCTCCACACATGGCTAgggtggaaggggggggggtggggtcagaTTCAGAACCCAGGTGGGAGGGCGGTCTCCAGTTCACCACAGACCTCACCTCTCCCAACTGCATGCACTAGACCACCTCACAGGTTTCCTGTTATCTATTAAGACACCTGTTTCTCGATGTACCCAGTCCTGTTGTACCCAATCCCCAGCCCTGCTCTCAATTAGCCCTGCCCATGCTCCAGCCTATgcattacccccccccccccccgccaacccatAACTTAGTTCTATTTCTAGCTCTTCAAGACATTTGGGTTGTGACCCCTAAGTTTTGTAACAAACCCACCAGTTATTTAGTTAAGAAAACTATTTCTGAAAGGGACagggatttgcccaaggcctAGGTTTATTAGGTTTGGAGAGGCAAGTCTCCTCCCTGAATGGCCTTCCTAAGATTCCCAGCCCGGGGGGAGTCTGTAGACTGAAGGACCTCCTGGCGATGTCGAGGGCTCACCCTTGCAGGCTGGCTCTGTGTCGTTCCAGTGGGGCTCTGTGGGATCCACACATTCGATGGCATTGGGGGGGCCCGGGGGCTCTAGGGCATATCCTGGGAGGCACGAGAAGGTGGCCAGTGCCCCTGGGCGGTACTCAGGGTCCGTGGTGGTGACATTGCCATGTGCCAGGAAGGGGGCAAAACAGCGATCTTCTTCAAAGGCTAGAGAGGAGTCAGTCACAGAAATTAAGCATTAAGATAGGTCTCAGGGGTCTCAGACTGGGGGGACTTAGGCTGAATTCAAGTGTCGTTTGGCCATTCCGTGGTCTGTTTACAATGGAATGCTTAGGGCTTAACTTTCACTCTCCAGACTCCTCCAAACCCTAACACTTCTCATTTACACATTTCTGTTACCTTCCTGGCCTCTGGAGGAAAACTGCTAGGCTAGTCAAATCCCAgctcccattctacagatgaggaaactgaggtccaaggACAAAAAGTCACTTGCCCAGTGTCATACACTAAGGCAGTGGCAGAATCAGGTCTCAGACTCACATGGCTTGATTCCCAGCTAGAGACACTTGGTTTTAGAAactgcagaggagggagaggaaagggtgCCTTTGGAGAACTGGCTCATGTAAGTGTgttctcccctcaaaaataacaGATCCTGATTACCCCTGATCATCCATGCTGTGGCTAGAATCCAAAAGTGCAGTGAATGCAGAAGCTACTCAATTTTGATTTTGGACTAAgtcagcaaaaataaacatttggagaGCATTTTAGTTTTGGCCCACGTGATCATATCTTAGCTGCAAAACTATACGTGAAGAGGAATCTGAAGCTCATGGAACAGCAATGACCCACAACTAGGGAGGCAGGCCTTAAACCTGGAActcttttcacattttcaaagacaaaatgcaaattattttttagatcCACTGTTGTAGTTTACTGTTATTTAACCCAGTGAGGTTAAGTGTCATGTCCAAATCCTATGCACCCATCAGGGCCCAGTGCCAATTCCATTTCTCCCTTGATTCATACCAGAGACCAGCCCCTCCCATCTCTgagcatttcattttctttatctctctcctgCTACTGTTTGCACAAATCCTCTGCTCCAGTCACACTGAAATTTCCTGTTTCCCAAACATACCAGGCCTTTCTATGATTCTTTACTATTGCTCACACTGTTCCTTTCACCTGAGATGCTCATCCCTAAtctccctcttttatttatttatttttttaagtttatttattttgagagagaatgagtgggggagaggcagagtaagggagagagagaatcccaagcaggttccacactgtcagcacagaaccccactcaatgctccaactcacaaaccatgagatcatgaccagagtggaaaccaagtcagacccttaaccgactgagccacctaggtgcccctaatctcccacttttaaaattctctctatcCCAGAGCCTGGCCAGTAGGTAGAGTATGAGACTCTCAAAATTCTCTCTATCCTGTAAAGGTGTTCAAACACCTCTTCTCCCATGGTCGGCTGACTTCCTTGTTTCTACCTGTCCAGCATCCGGTCCCCCTTCTTCTGTTTACAGCActccttttttcattttgggaTACATGCCTCCCCGGTCAATGAGGTCCGGTTGGGGCCAACTCTGGATGGTTATGTGATGTGGATCTGCCAATCCTAACACCACTTGACCCTAGCTTTAATGAGGCTCGGGTGTAGGCACATGACCTAAGCCAGGGAAATGAGAGCCCTTCTTGGCATTTCTGCTAAGAAAGTGCtatactttctctttctggttgACTTACTAAGTTGGTGGTTTATCAGTCAGGACTGCTAGGTCCACCACATATGAGAGCCTGACAATGAAGCCAACGCAGAGCAAAGAACTGAGAGATTAAGGTAATTTGACTCTTGGCTGTGTATCTAGAGCCAGCCATATAtgaaacttaaagagaaaaagcCACTTCAGGAATTAGAAGGGGTCCATCAGAGGGGATTTTTAGAGTTTTGGGGTGGGAAAGCAAGTTAGGTTCCAGGGATCCAAACACAGAGATGAATAGGGACAGTGTTTGTGCTTGTGACTGTACCTGGCCATCAGGAAGAGGGGAGAGTGCAGGAGTTGGGGCCCCGAGAGGAGGGCGGTTACCTTCAAATCGGAGGCTTAGCAGCAGGGGATTGGCAGGTGTCTCTGAGAGCAGCTCCACATACAGGGACTGGGCATCACTGATGAGACCCCGCTCTGGGACATCATCCATGTCTGAGTCATAGATGACTGGGGAGAGGGGACTGCCCCCTGAGCGCACCATTAGCCTGAGATGGACAAAAGGGTCGTCAGGAGCTCAGTTTCCCCTCAGAAGCTGCCCCACCTCTTGCCAGGCTCTCCTCACTCATTTTCAAGCTATTGTTTTCAAAGGTCGACTACATGCCAAGTATTCTAAGCCTTTACAcattttgtctcatttaattttcacaagagCCCTTGAGTGGGTACTCTTTATTACTCCTTACTTTagagatgaggacacagaggccCAGAAAGAGTAAATAACctgcccaacatcacacagcaaCTCGTGGCCGAGCTGCGATAGCAGTTAGATAGAGGGGGTACCAATGATGATGAGGATGCCAAGAACATTTACAGTGCTCTCTGTGGGCCAGGCACCCTTCTAAGTATTTCATGTGTCTTAACATGTATCCTCGCAGAAACCTTCAAAAGGAGGTCCTATTATTGCCACTCTACAggagaggaaaccgaggcacagagaagttcagTGATTCATCTAAATTGACACAGCTATACTGCCTAAGAAGGGGAAGGACCAATCTGTATTTGACACAAATTTTAACTGGGATCCACCCCAGACCTGTCTGACCACCCCCTGCAGCCTCCCTGTTTCCCAGAGGTGGGGACCTCTGACTCAAGGCGCAGATCCTCACCGGTCATTGTCCTCATCCAGTGAGACCCTCTCGAAGTGCAGGTGAAGCCGGCGTCCCTCAGCTGCTTCAATGACCCAACGGCAGGTGAGGTTGGGCCCTGCCGCTCCCCCAGGCTCAGGGGACACGATGCGGCCCAGTGTAGCATTGTGGATGGTACCACCACAGGatgctgttggggggggggggatatgttAAGGTGACTTGTCCTCCTGTCTTCAGAGCTGTTACATCCACACCTTTGGTTGGGACCTGGCCTCAGGGTGCCCTACAGGCTCACGGCAGAGGACAGGACATTTCCAGGCCACCACTCAGGTAGGGAACCAGCCCTAAAATAGGAAACCCCAGAATGGACACCTCCTAGGATGGAAATCCTGCTAATATGAACACTCTCCAGATGTGGATACCCTGGCATCTGGAGTTATGGGGGAGCCCCCAAATTGAAGCCCTCAAATGGAAAATCTTCCAGACGGGATCACCAGGATGAAGACTCCCCAGGATAGAGACCCTCTAGATATGGACCTCAAGAATGGTTTCCTTGAGGATGAGGAGTCCCTAAAAGAAGAGGCAGCCAGAATGGTGACTCCCCAAATGGAAAGCCTCTAGGCAGGACATCCCCAGATAGAGACCCCCAAGAATGGAGATTCTCAGGGGATAGGGACATTCAGTGTAAGGCGCTCCAGATGGAGACACCAGGATAGGGACTCTTCTAGGCAGAAACCACTTCAAGATGGATGTTCCCCAAAGATGGAGATGCCCAAGATAGTACCCTCCCAATGGGGCTCCCAGGACAGGCCCCACCTAGCATGCAGGAGACTCACCCATACAGCTGGGGGGTTCACCACTCCAGGCTGGCCGGGTGCCATTGAGGCAGATAAGGGTCTCCTCCCCCTGCAGCTGGTAGCCCGAATCACAGTGGAAGGTGGCAGTACCCCCAGGGTGCAGGTCTGTCACGCTCACATCCCCATGGGTCGGCCGGGGAGGGAAGCCACAGCTCAGGAGATAGGCTGGATAAGGCAGAGCAGGGAGAAGGACTCTTTTCTCCAGGCCACTCTCACCAGTCACCCAGcacttccttccccctttccacaTCCCCCTGGAGGCACAGGCTGGCTCCTTACTGGAGTTTTCACATGGCTACTTGGTCTAATGAAGAGATAACTTCAATATCTCTTATCTCCCCTAATCTTTGTAATCTACCCACTTTggcttccattttacagatgaagtatCAGAGATTCAAAGACATTCTGACTGTGGTACATATTtggtgtgtgacctcaggcaaatcaGTTGACCGCTCTGAACCCATCCAGCTCTAATAATA
This window of the Neofelis nebulosa isolate mNeoNeb1 chromosome 18, mNeoNeb1.pri, whole genome shotgun sequence genome carries:
- the SEZ6L2 gene encoding seizure 6-like protein 2 isoform X2 translates to MGTPRVQHPPPPQLLFLILLSCPWIQGLPLKEEEVLPEPGSEAPTVASEALAELLHGALLRRGPEMGYLPGSDPDPTLATPPAGQTLAAPSLPRATEPGTGPLTTAVTSKGGRGAGPTAPELLTPPPGTTAPPLPGPASPGPPLGPEGGEEETTTTIITTTTVTTTVTSPVLCNNNISEGEGHVESPDLGSAASRTLGLLDCTYSIHVYPGYGIEIQVQTLNLSREEELLVLAGGGSPGLAPRLLANSSMLGEGQVLRSPTNRLLLHFQSPRVPRGGGFRIHYQAYLLSCGFPPRPTHGDVSVTDLHPGGTATFHCDSGYQLQGEETLICLNGTRPAWSGEPPSCMASCGGTIHNATLGRIVSPEPGGAAGPNLTCRWVIEAAEGRRLHLHFERVSLDEDNDRLMVRSGGSPLSPVIYDSDMDDVPERGLISDAQSLYVELLSETPANPLLLSLRFEAFEEDRCFAPFLAHGNVTTTDPEYRPGALATFSCLPGYALEPPGPPNAIECVDPTEPHWNDTEPACKAMCGGELSEAAGVVLSPDWPQSYSPGQDCVWGLHVQEEKRILLQVEILNVREGDMLTLFDGDGPSARVLAQLRGPQPRRRLLSSGPDLTLQFQAPPGPPNPGLGQGFVLHFKEVPRNDTCPELPPPEWGWRTASHGDLIRGTVLTYQCEPGYELLGSDILTCQWDLSWSAAPPACQKIMTCADPGEITNGHRTTSDAGFPVGSHVQYRCLPGYSLEGAAVLTCYSRDTGTPKWSDRVPKCALKYEPCLNPGVPENGYQTLYKHHYQAGESLRFFCYEGFELIGEVTITCVPGHPSQWTSQPPLCKVAYEELLDNRKLEVTQTTDPSRQLEGGNLALAILLPLGLVIVLGSGVYIYYTKLQGKSLFGFSGSHSYSPITVESDFSNPLYEAGDTREYEVSI
- the SEZ6L2 gene encoding seizure 6-like protein 2 isoform X4, with translation MGTPRVQHPPPPQLLFLILLSCPWIQGLPLKEEEVLPEPGSEAPTVASEALAELLHGALLRRGPEMGYLPGSDPDPTLATPPAGQTLAAPSLPRATEPGTGPLTTAVTSKGGRGAGPTAPELLTPPPGTTAPPLPGPASPGPPLGPEGGEEETTTTIITTTTVTTTVTSPVLCNNNISEGEGHVESPDLGSAASRTLGLLDCTYSIHVYPGYGIEIQVQTLNLSREEELLVLAGGGSPGLAPRLLANSSMLGEGQVLRSPTNRLLLHFQSPRVPRGGGFRIHYQAYLLSCGFPPRPTHGDVSVTDLHPGGTATFHCDSGYQLQGEETLICLNGTRPAWSGEPPSCMASCGGTIHNATLGRIVSPEPGGAAGPNLTCRWVIEAAEGRRLHLHFERVSLDEDNDRLMVRSGGSPLSPVIYDSDMDDVPERGLISDAQSLYVELLSETPANPLLLSLRFEAFEEDRCFAPFLAHGNVTTTDPEYRPGALATFSCLPGYALEPPGPPNAIECVDPTEPHWNDTEPACKAMCGGELSEAAGVVLSPDWPQSYSPGQDCVWGLHVQEEKRILLQVEILNVREGDMLTLFDGDGPSARVLAQLRGPQPRRRLLSSGPDLTLQFQAPPGPPNPGLGQGFVLHFKEVPRNDTCPELPPPEWGWRTASHGDLIRGTVLTYQCEPGYELLGSDILTCQWDLSWSAAPPACQKIMTCADPGEITNGHRTTSDAGFPVGSHVQYRCLPGYSLEGAAVLTCYSRDTGTPKWSDRVPKCALKYEPCLNPGVPENGYQTLYKHHYQAGESLRFFCYEGFELIGEVTITCVPGHPSQWTSQPPLCKVTQTTDPSRQLEGGNLALAILLPLGLVIVLGSGVYIYYTKLQGKSLFGFSGSHSYSPITVESDFSNPLYEAGDTREYEVSI
- the SEZ6L2 gene encoding seizure 6-like protein 2 isoform X3 gives rise to the protein MGTPRVQHPPPPQLLFLILLSCPWIQGLPLKEEEVLPEPGSEAPTVASEALAELLHGALLRRGPEMGYLPGSDPDPTLATPPAGQTLAAPSLPRATEPGTGPLTTAVTSKGGRGAGPTAPELLTPPPGTTAPPLPGPASPGPPLGPEGGEEETTTTIITTTTVTTTVTSPVLCNNNISEGEGHVESPDLGSAASRTLGLLDCTYSIHVYPGYGIEIQVQTLNLSREEELLVLAGGGSPGLAPRLLANSSMLGEGQVLRSPTNRLLLHFQSPRVPRGGGFRIHYQAYLLSCGFPPRPTHGDVSVTDLHPGGTATFHCDSGYQLQGEETLICLNGTRPAWSGEPPSCMASCGGTIHNATLGRIVSPEPGGAAGPNLTCRWVIEAAEGRRLHLHFERVSLDEDNDRLMVRSGGSPLSPVIYDSDMDDVPERGLISDAQSLYVELLSETPANPLLLSLRFEAFEEDRCFAPFLAHGNVTTTDPEYRPGALATFSCLPGYALEPPGPPNAIECVDPTEPHWNDTEPACKAMCGGELSEAAGVVLSPDWPQSYSPGQDCVWGLHVQEEKRILLQVEILNVREGDMLTLFDGDGPSARVLAQLRGPQPRRRLLSSGPDLTLQFQAPPGPPNPGLGQGFVLHFKEVPRNDTCPELPPPEWGWRTASHGDLIRGTVLTYQCEPGYELLGSDILTCQWDLSWSAAPPACQKIMTCADPGEITNGHRTTSDAGFPVGSHVQYRCLPGYSLEGAAVLTCYSRDTGTPKWSDRVPKCALKYEPCLNPGVPENGYQTLYKHHYQAGESLRFFCYEGFELIGEVTITCVPGHPSQWTSQPPLCKVTQTTDPSRQLEGGNLALAILLPLGLVIVLGSGVYIYYTNPSISSLSQATGKIPLRLLGLPFLQPHHCGVRLQQSTVRSWGYTGV